From Mycobacterium colombiense CECT 3035:
CAATGCCTGGTATGGACAAGCCGACAGGGCGAGTCGTTGCCCTGATCGTTCTGCTGCTCGTGGTCGCTGCCGCCCTGCGCGGTTACCTCCCCGCTCGCCACGATGCGATGCGCAGCGAGTCGGGCGGCCGGGCGGCGCTGACGTTCGTGGTAGCGATTCTCGCGGTGACACTCGCACTGATCGCTGTCGCCGTCGTCGCGCGGTTGCGAGACCCCCGCGCTCCCGCGCCGTCCGCCGGTGGTCTCTCCGACATGCTGGGCACCGGTAAGGGGCGGCCGAGCTGGCGCGTGTTGTTGATCGGGGCCGCCGTGATCGCGGCCTGGCTGCTGATCGTGATGCTCCTGGCCCGGTTTTTGGCCCACGGTATCGCCCCCGTCCTGCAACCGCCCGACAGCGGCGCGGCGCCGTCGACGCACCCGCCCGCGCAGCCGGCGCCGCAGCAGCATCCGCACCGTCCTCGCGACGGCTCGCAGAACCTGCTGGGGATCCTGCTTGCCTGCACCGTCGCCATGTTGGTGATGTTCGTCGCCGGGACGGTCGCCTCGGCGCGGCGGCGCTGGCGTCCGTCGGCTCCCGCCATCGCCGACGAGCCGGCGGAACCCGCGGCGCCCGCGCCGCGTTCGGAGTCACTGGCGCGAGCCGCCGAACGCGGACTGGCCGAGATGGCCGACCTGAGCCGCGAACCCCGGGAGGCGATCATCGCGTGCTACGCGGCGATGGAACGCGAACTCGCCCAGGTGCCCGGCGCCGTACCCCAGGAGTTCGACACCCCGACCGAGGTGCTGGCCCGCGCCGTCGAACACCACGCCCTGCACGCCGACAATGCCGTCCGATTGGTGAACCTGTTCGCCGAGGCCCGGTTCAGCCCCCACGTGATGAACGAGACCCACCGCGACATCGCGGTGGGCGTGCTTCGCCTGGTCCTCGATGAGCTGGGCGCGCGGAGTGCCGCATGAACAAGACTATTTCCCTGGGCGTTTGCCTGATCGTCGGCATCGAACTGCTGGCACTGTCGCAGCACGATCGACGATGGGTGCTGGCGGCGGCCGGTATCGGGCTGGCCGTGGTGTTGCTCGGTCTTCGTCGGGCCCTGGCACGCGGTTTCGACGCGGGCGCCGAGGCGGGCGCCGACGAGCTCGGCGATTCGTTGCGCCGCTGGCTTTCCACCACCGAGACGACGATCCGGTGGTCGGAGGCCACCCGGGCCGACTGGGACCGCCACCTGCGTCCGATGCTCGCGCGTCGTTACGAGATAACAACGGGCCAAAGGCAATCCAAAGACCCCGCGGCCTTCCACGCGACCGGGCGCATGCTCTTCGGCGCGGAACTGTGGGAGTGGGTCAATCCGAACAACGTCAGGCGCAGCGGTGACCGCGAACCCGGCCCGGGTCGTGCTGCGCTGGAAGAGATTCTGCTGAGGCTGGAGCAGGTATGACAGGAGGCGCGATCCCGACATGACGCTGCCGGCCGCAACCACGACCGCACACTGCGAAGCGATTCTCGACGAGATAGAACGCGTGGTGGTGGGAAAGCGCTCCGCACTGCGGCTCATCCTGACCACGGTCCTCGCGCGCGGCCACATCCTCATCGAGGACCTGCCCGGCCTGGGCAAGACGCTGATCGCGAGATCCTTCGCCGCCGCGCTGGGGCTGCAATTCACCCGGGTGCAGTTCACGCCCGACCTGTTGCCGGCGGATCTGCTCGGCTCCACGATCTACGACATGCAGTCCGGCCGTTTCGCGTTCCGCCCTGGCCCGATCTTCACCAATTTGCTGCTGGCCGACGAGATCAATCGCACGCCGCCGAAAACCCAGGCGGCGCTGCTGGAGGCGATGGCAGAAGGCCAGGTCAGCATCGACGGCGAAACACACCAGCTGCCAAAGCCTTTCATCGTCCTGGCCACCGACAACCCGATCGAGTACGAGGGCACTTACCCGCTGCCGGAGGCGCAGCTCGATCGGTTCGCGATCCGGCTGGAACTGCGGTATCTCAGCGAGCAGGACGAGACGTCGATGCTGCGCCGCCGGCTCGAACGCGGCTCGGCCGAGCCGACGGTCAACCAGGTGGTGGACGCGCACGACCTGCTGGCCATGCGGGAATCGGTCGAGCAGGTGACCGTCCACGAAGACGTCCTGCACTATGTGGTGTCGCTGGCCAATGCGACGCGACACCATCCCCAGGTTGCGGTGGGCGCCAGCCCGCGCGCCGAACTGGACCTGGTGCAGCTCGCCCGCGCCCGCGCGTTGCTGCTCGGCCGCGACTACGTCATCCCCGAGGATGTGAAAGCGCTCGCCATCGCGGCGGTCTCGCACCGAATCACGTTGCGCCCCGAAATGTGGGTGCGAAAGATCCAGGGCGCCGACGTGATCGCAGAGTTGTTGCACCGCCTGCCGGTGCCGCGAACCGGCGCCAGCGCGGGAGGCACGGGGTGACGTCGAGCGTTGTGGCCGAGTTCCGCTGGCGTGCATCGGAATTGACGCGTACGATCGCGACGTGTGCGGGGTTCGCGATGGCCGCCGCCGTGATCGGCGCCCGGTGGCAGCTGATCGCCTTCGCCGCGCCACTGCTGGGCGTGCTGTGCTCGATCAGCTGGCAGCGGCCGGTCCCGACGATTCACGTGCACGGCGAGCCCGACGCCCAGCGTTGCTTCGAAAGCGAGCAGGCGCACGTCAGGGTGTGGGTGACACAAGAAGGCACATCGGCCGTCCAGGTCACGATCCCGGACATCGTCGGCATGCAGCTCGAGATCCCCGAATCCGATGTGGGCCAGGAGAAGACCATCACTGCCACCGCGCAGCGCTGGGGCCGGTATTCCATCGGCGCTCGCGTCGACGCCGTCGCCCGTGGTGGCTTGCTCACCGGGACGGCCACCGTCGGGGCGGCCGAGGTCATCGTGTTTCCCTTGACACCGCCACAGCCGACGCCCATCCCGCAGACCGAACTGCTCGACCGGCTGGGCGCCCACCTGACCCGCCATATCGGGCCCGGAGTGGAATACGCCGACATCCGCCCCTACGTGCCCGGCGACCAACTGCGCGCGGTGAATTGGCCGGTGAGCGCACGCCGCGGCCAACTGCATGTGACGCAGCGACTGACCGACCGCGCCGCCGACGTCGTCGTGCTGATCGACGGGTATCGGCAGCCCGCGGGTCCGGCGACCGAGGCCACCGAGCGCGTCGTGCGCGGAGCGGCGCAAGTGGTGCAGACCGCGTTACGCCACGGCGACCGGGCCGGCATCGTCGCTCTCGGCGGGAACCACCCGCGCTGGCTGGGCGCCGACATCGGCCAGCGCCAGTTCTACCGGGTGCTCGACACCGTCCTGAACGCCGGCGACCGATTCGAACACACCACGGGCACGCTGGCGCCGCGCGCCGCGGTTCCCACCGGAGCGATCGTCATCGCGTTCTCCACCCTGCTCGACACCGAATTCGCCCTGGCGCTGATCGATCTGCGCAAGCGCGGCCATGTCGTGCTGGCCGTCGACATCCTGGACAGTTCGCCGTTCGAAGACGAGCAAGATCCCCTGGTGGACCGGATGTGGGCGCTGCAACGTTCCGCGATGTACCGCGACATGGCCACCATCGGCGTGGACATCGTGTCGTGGCCGGGCGACAGCGGCCTGGAGCAGTCGATGGGCGTGTTGCCGGATCGCCGCCGACGGTTGCGGGGGAGGCTTCGTGGATAACGCCGGTTCCGGGGGGCTCGCGCGGGTGGGCGCGCCCGCGTTCGCGACGGGTTTCGGCCTGCTGATGGTGGGGCTGGCGGCCGACGGTTGGCAGGCCCCCGCGGTGGCCGCCTGGGTGGCGGCGCTGATCGCGGTGGCGGTGGGCACCGTATTCCGGCGCGCCGCAACGGTTGCCGTGCTGCTAACGGTGATCACCGTGATGCTGACCGACCCGCCGCTGATCTTCGTCGCGCTGTCCGGATTGTCCGCCGCCGCCTACCTGGTCTGCCGCCACGGGGGCGGCGCGGCCGCCGCGGTGGTTCTGGACAGCTGGCCGAGCGCCGTTGGCGCCGTTGGGTTTACGTTCGCCGGACTGGTTGCGACGGCGTTTCCCCTGCAGCTGCCGTGGCTGCCGCTGGTGGCCCCGCTGGGCGCATTGGTGATCTACCTGCTGGCCATCCGCCCGTTCATGAGCTGACCACCGGCGCCGGACGCAACGGAGGGGCAGTCGAGCACTAAAAGCTGAACCTCAGGATGCGCGCAGACCGTGCGGTCGACTTGCTCCACCCCGCCATCCGTGTCGAGATTCGCAACCACGTCGGAAACAGATCCACCTCGGGCACACTCGTCAGGCTGGTCTCCTCGACGAGCTTGAGTTTGGGGTTCCAGCGTTCCGGTGTGTGGGGGTCGTTGTAACCCTCGAACGCACGGAGCTGGTTTACCTTCTTGAACATCTGCTGCGGGAACAACTTTGAGATCCACAGGCCAATCACCATGCGTCCGTAGTCGTTGAACGCCAGTTGTCCGGCGGGGAAGTGGTCGGTGATCCCGCGCATCACCGCGATGATCTGCTCCTTGTTGAGGAAGGGGAACAATCCGTCGGCGACGACGATGGCGGGGCGGTTCGCCGGAATCGCCGATATCCACTCGGGGTCGGTCACGGAGATTCCGATGGTGTGTTCGTGAGGTCCCGGTGGCATCACTTTGTCGCGCAGGGCAGCCAGCCCGGGCAGCTCGACGCTGTACCAGTCGATGGTGTCCGGCGGATCGATACGGGCGTACCCGTCGTCCAGCCCCGCGCCCAGATCGACCACCACGGCATCGGCGTATTGGGCGGTGAACGCACGTACTCGGTCGTCGAGAAGTTTTGCGCGCAGTGATGTCTGACAAACCACGGGTGTCACGAGCCCCAGGCCGTCGAAGTCGTAGTCGATCTTTGTCACGGCATCGGCGGCACCTGGGTCCGGCAGGATGGGGCGTGCCCATCCGTTGTTGATCGCACGAGCCTTCAAAGTCAAAAATGCGGTCTCTTCCTCCGCGGTGATGGCGCTGGTGTCAATGCCCATATGCGTGCCTCCTTGAACCTCGGTTGCCCTCGACTATACATCTGTGTAGTTTATCGTCCAGTCGTGTAATCTGTGGCGATGACCACGACGGATCCCGCCGATCTCACTGCCCGCGCCCGTATTAGGCATGCAGCGCTGCGCGAGTTCGGCGAAAAGGGATACGAAAGGGCGACGATCCGCAGCATTGCGGCGGCGGCAGGGGTGTCGTCCGGGCTGCTGCGGCACCACTTCGGTTCCAAGCAGGAGCTTCGTCAAGCGTGCGACGACTACCTCGTCAAAACCATGCGCGACCTGAACGCCCAGGTGCGCGACAACGCCAAACGCGGTGACGTGCACTACGTTTCAGCCCGTATTCCTCTTGGGCAATACCAGGACTACATCACCCGCGCCCTGGTCGAGGGCGGCGCCGGTGAGCTGTTCGACGCACTGGTGTCGATGACCGAGGAATGGCTTGCCTCGGCCGATGAACATCGTGCCGAGCCCGCCGATGTCGACGCCAAGTCGCGTGCCACGCTCATCACCGCAATGGCTCTTGCGGTGCCGTTGCTCCGCGATCACATATCGCGGGGCTTGGGCGTGGACGTCAACACCGCGGAGGGCGATCTGCGGGTCGCGGCCACCTTGGTCGACATCTATTCAAATCCGCTGTTGACGCCCGAACAGGCCAAGTCTGCGCGCGACGACCTCGCGCGCAGAACTGGGTAGCAGGCGAGCACTTGCAGCCGCCGCGTCAGTGCAGCAGCTGGGCGGCCTGGTCGGCGAGGTCGAGCAGCGGCTGCGGGAAGATGCCGAGCACGACGGTGACCGCGGCGCACAGCGCGATGGCGGCCTTGCTCAAAATGCCCGGCGCCACCACGTGCGGGGTGTCCTCGGTCGCTTCGGTGAAGAACATCGACACGATCACCCGCACGTAGAAGTACGCGGCGACCCCGCTGGCGACCACACCGACGATCACCAGCGGCGCGGCCCCGCCCTGGGCGGCGGCCTTGAAGACGGCGAGCTTGCTGACGAAGCCACTGGTCAGGGGGATGCCGGCGAACGCCAACAAGAACATCGAAAACATCACGCCCACAATGGGTGAGCGCTGACCCAGGCCCGCCCAGTGCGCCAGCGTGGCGTCCTCGACCCCGTCGGCGTCGCGGATCAGGCCGACGATGGCGAACGCGCCGACGGTGCTGAAGCTGTAGGCGAGCAGATAGAACAGCGTGGCGGACAGACCGGTGTGGTTGTCCGCGATGACGCCGGTGAGGATGAACCCGACGTGGGCGACCGACGAGTAGGCCAGCATGCGTTTGACGTCGGTCTGGTTCACCGCGGTGATGGTGCCGACCGCCATGGTCAGGATGGAGATGGTCCACAGCACCGGGCGCCACTGATCGTGCAGCGGCGGCAGCGCCACGTAGACAACCCGAAGCAGCGCACCGAAAGCCGCGACCTTGGTGGCCGCGGCCATGAACCCGGTGATGGGGGTGGGGGCGCCCTGGTACACGTCGGGAATCCAGGAGTGGAACGGAACGGCGCCGACCTTGAACAGTAGGCCGACCGACAGCAGCGCGACGCCGACCAGCGCCATCGAGGTGTCACCGTGTGCGGCAAGCGCATCGCGGATGCCGGTCAGCAGCAGCGTGCCGGTCGCACCGTAGAGCAGCGCGACACCGTAGAGGAAGAACGCCGACGAAAACGCGCCCAGCAGAAAGTACTTCATCGCCGCTTCCTGCGAGAGCAGGCGGCGGTGCCGGGCAAGGCCGCACATCAGGTACAGCGGTAGCGACAACACTTCCAGCGCAACGAACATGGTCAAGAGGTCGTTGGACGCGGGGAAGACCATCATGCCGCCGACCGACAGCAGCGCCAGCGGGAACAGCTCCGTCTGGGCGGCCCCGGCCCGCTCGGCCTCGCGTTCGGCGTCGCTGTCGGGCACCGCCGATGCCTGCGGGGTGAAGGAGTCCAGGCCGCCCTTGCCGGCCGCGCCGACTCCCACGGACACCCTGCTGTCCGCCCCGGCCTGCGTGCGTTCTGCGATGAAGATGACCGCCATCACCGCGACCAGCAGCACGGTGCCCTGCAGATACAGCGTCGGGCGGTCGATGGCCATGGCGCCCAGCACCGCGACCCGGCCCGAGCTTTGGATCGAGCGGCTCACGGCGATGACCGCGACGAACGCCGCGATCAGACCGGCGAGTGAGAGCGTCACCTGCCCGGCGTAACGAATTCGCCTGGGCAGGAACGCTTCTGCGAGGACACCCAGCACGGCGACGCCGAACACGATGAGCGTCGGGCACAGCAGGAAGTACTGAATGCTCGGGGTAGGCAGGGTCATCGCGGTCCTTCGGCGGTCCGGTGCAGGTCGGCCGGTCTGGGTGTTCCCATCGGGACGGCCGGCTTGGGGTCGTGCTGGCCGATGGTGGTCATGGTGTTCTCGACGGCGGGATTGATGATGTCGAGCACGGGCCTGGGATAGATGCCGAGCACCAGCAGCAGCGCGATCAGCGGTGCGACGACGACCAATTCGCGTGCGCGCAGATCGCCGATCCTCTCGTTGCCCTTGAGCACCGGCCCGGTCATCACACGCTGGTACAGCCACAACATGTAGACCGCGGAGAGCACCAATGCGGTGACCCCGAATGCGGCGGCCAGCCAGTACCGGTTGAAAGTGCCCAGCAGCACCAGGAATTCGCTGATGAACGGCGCCAGGCCGGGCAGCGACAGGGTGGCCATCGCCGAGACCAGGAAGGTGCCGGCCAGTATCGGCGCCACCTTCTGCACGCCGCCGTAGTCGGCGATCGCCCGGCTGCCGTGCCGCGATATCAGGAATCCCGCGATCAGGAAGACCGCGGCCGTGGACAGGCCGTGGTTGAGCATGTACAGCGTCGACCCGCTCTGCCCCTGGCTGGTCATCACGAAGATGCCCAGGATGATGAACCCGAAGTGCGAGATCGAGGTGTAGGCGATCAGCCGCATGATGTCGGTCTGGCCGATGGCCACGATCGCGCCGTAGATCACCCCGATGACCGCCAGCACGACGATCAGCGGACGGAAATACGTTGAGGCGCCGGGGAACAGCTGCAGGCAATAGCGCAACATCCCGAAGGTGCCGACCTTGTCCATCACCGCCATCATCAGCACCGCGGTCGCCGGGGTGGCCTCGACGGCGGCGTCGGGCAGCCAGCGGTGAAACGGCCAGAGCGGGGCCTTGATCGCGAACGCGAACATGAAGCCCAGGAACAGGGCCTTGAACACCGCCGAGTCCGCGCCGTACCGACCCGAGGCGACGCCCGCCACGATCTCGCGGAAGTCGAAGGTGCCCGAACCGTGCTCGGAGGTCACCACGTACAGCCCGATCACCGCGGCCAGCATGATCAGACCGCCGAACAGGTTGTACAGCAAGAACTTCACCGCCGCGCGCGACCTGCCCGTTCCGCCGCCGAAGCCGCCG
This genomic window contains:
- a CDS encoding DUF4129 domain-containing protein; the encoded protein is MDKPTGRVVALIVLLLVVAAALRGYLPARHDAMRSESGGRAALTFVVAILAVTLALIAVAVVARLRDPRAPAPSAGGLSDMLGTGKGRPSWRVLLIGAAVIAAWLLIVMLLARFLAHGIAPVLQPPDSGAAPSTHPPAQPAPQQHPHRPRDGSQNLLGILLACTVAMLVMFVAGTVASARRRWRPSAPAIADEPAEPAAPAPRSESLARAAERGLAEMADLSREPREAIIACYAAMERELAQVPGAVPQEFDTPTEVLARAVEHHALHADNAVRLVNLFAEARFSPHVMNETHRDIAVGVLRLVLDELGARSAA
- a CDS encoding DUF58 domain-containing protein, with the protein product MAAAVIGARWQLIAFAAPLLGVLCSISWQRPVPTIHVHGEPDAQRCFESEQAHVRVWVTQEGTSAVQVTIPDIVGMQLEIPESDVGQEKTITATAQRWGRYSIGARVDAVARGGLLTGTATVGAAEVIVFPLTPPQPTPIPQTELLDRLGAHLTRHIGPGVEYADIRPYVPGDQLRAVNWPVSARRGQLHVTQRLTDRAADVVVLIDGYRQPAGPATEATERVVRGAAQVVQTALRHGDRAGIVALGGNHPRWLGADIGQRQFYRVLDTVLNAGDRFEHTTGTLAPRAAVPTGAIVIAFSTLLDTEFALALIDLRKRGHVVLAVDILDSSPFEDEQDPLVDRMWALQRSAMYRDMATIGVDIVSWPGDSGLEQSMGVLPDRRRRLRGRLRG
- a CDS encoding NADH-quinone oxidoreductase subunit M produces the protein MNSVPWLSVLWLVPLAGSVLIILMPPGLRQLAKWTGLVFGALTLAIAVVVTLGFKTGGAPYQFVESHQWIPAFGAGYTLGVDGIAVVLVLLTAVLIPVLQVAGWNDGGERSRGVQAYIALTLAIESMVLISVIALDVLLFYVFFEAMLVPMYFLIGGFGGGTGRSRAAVKFLLYNLFGGLIMLAAVIGLYVVTSEHGSGTFDFREIVAGVASGRYGADSAVFKALFLGFMFAFAIKAPLWPFHRWLPDAAVEATPATAVLMMAVMDKVGTFGMLRYCLQLFPGASTYFRPLIVVLAVIGVIYGAIVAIGQTDIMRLIAYTSISHFGFIILGIFVMTSQGQSGSTLYMLNHGLSTAAVFLIAGFLISRHGSRAIADYGGVQKVAPILAGTFLVSAMATLSLPGLAPFISEFLVLLGTFNRYWLAAAFGVTALVLSAVYMLWLYQRVMTGPVLKGNERIGDLRARELVVVAPLIALLLVLGIYPRPVLDIINPAVENTMTTIGQHDPKPAVPMGTPRPADLHRTAEGPR
- a CDS encoding class I SAM-dependent methyltransferase, with the protein product MGIDTSAITAEEETAFLTLKARAINNGWARPILPDPGAADAVTKIDYDFDGLGLVTPVVCQTSLRAKLLDDRVRAFTAQYADAVVVDLGAGLDDGYARIDPPDTIDWYSVELPGLAALRDKVMPPGPHEHTIGISVTDPEWISAIPANRPAIVVADGLFPFLNKEQIIAVMRGITDHFPAGQLAFNDYGRMVIGLWISKLFPQQMFKKVNQLRAFEGYNDPHTPERWNPKLKLVEETSLTSVPEVDLFPTWLRISTRMAGWSKSTARSARILRFSF
- the nuoN gene encoding NADH-quinone oxidoreductase subunit NuoN — encoded protein: MTLPTPSIQYFLLCPTLIVFGVAVLGVLAEAFLPRRIRYAGQVTLSLAGLIAAFVAVIAVSRSIQSSGRVAVLGAMAIDRPTLYLQGTVLLVAVMAVIFIAERTQAGADSRVSVGVGAAGKGGLDSFTPQASAVPDSDAEREAERAGAAQTELFPLALLSVGGMMVFPASNDLLTMFVALEVLSLPLYLMCGLARHRRLLSQEAAMKYFLLGAFSSAFFLYGVALLYGATGTLLLTGIRDALAAHGDTSMALVGVALLSVGLLFKVGAVPFHSWIPDVYQGAPTPITGFMAAATKVAAFGALLRVVYVALPPLHDQWRPVLWTISILTMAVGTITAVNQTDVKRMLAYSSVAHVGFILTGVIADNHTGLSATLFYLLAYSFSTVGAFAIVGLIRDADGVEDATLAHWAGLGQRSPIVGVMFSMFLLAFAGIPLTSGFVSKLAVFKAAAQGGAAPLVIVGVVASGVAAYFYVRVIVSMFFTEATEDTPHVVAPGILSKAAIALCAAVTVVLGIFPQPLLDLADQAAQLLH
- a CDS encoding AAA family ATPase, whose amino-acid sequence is MTLPAATTTAHCEAILDEIERVVVGKRSALRLILTTVLARGHILIEDLPGLGKTLIARSFAAALGLQFTRVQFTPDLLPADLLGSTIYDMQSGRFAFRPGPIFTNLLLADEINRTPPKTQAALLEAMAEGQVSIDGETHQLPKPFIVLATDNPIEYEGTYPLPEAQLDRFAIRLELRYLSEQDETSMLRRRLERGSAEPTVNQVVDAHDLLAMRESVEQVTVHEDVLHYVVSLANATRHHPQVAVGASPRAELDLVQLARARALLLGRDYVIPEDVKALAIAAVSHRITLRPEMWVRKIQGADVIAELLHRLPVPRTGASAGGTG
- a CDS encoding TetR/AcrR family transcriptional regulator, whose translation is MTTTDPADLTARARIRHAALREFGEKGYERATIRSIAAAAGVSSGLLRHHFGSKQELRQACDDYLVKTMRDLNAQVRDNAKRGDVHYVSARIPLGQYQDYITRALVEGGAGELFDALVSMTEEWLASADEHRAEPADVDAKSRATLITAMALAVPLLRDHISRGLGVDVNTAEGDLRVAATLVDIYSNPLLTPEQAKSARDDLARRTG